Proteins from one Mastacembelus armatus chromosome 16, fMasArm1.2, whole genome shotgun sequence genomic window:
- the med18 gene encoding mediator of RNA polymerase II transcription subunit 18 isoform X2 encodes MCLFLFNNSGSVLDQALESLLHRLRGLCDNMEPETFTDHELVYLLKGQQGNPFILRARRSLSHPTAPWHLRYLGQPEVGDKSRHALVRNCVDVAASHSLPEFLNEMGFRMDHEFVANGHIFRKGAMKVVVSKLSRILVPGNTENTERLSLSYLVELSVLAPAGQDTVSEDMRSFAEQLKPLVHLEKIDPSKQRH; translated from the coding sequence atgtgcCTGTTTCTCTTTAACAACTCAGGTAGTGTGTTAGACCAGGCCCTGGAAAGCCTCTTACATCGCCTCCGAGGACTGTGTGACAACATGGAACCTGAGACCTTTACAGATCATGAACTGGTTTATCTTCTAAAAGGCCAACAGGGCAACCCTTTCATTTTGCGTGCCCGTCGCTCTCTCTCCCACCCCACAGCTCCATGGCACCTACGCTACCTGGGCCAACCTGAAGTGGGAGACAAAAGTCGCCATGCCCTGGTACGTAACTGTGTTGATGTGGCTGCCTCTCACAGCCTGCCGGAGTTCCTAAATGAGATGGGCTTCCGCATGGACCATGAGTTTGTCGCCAATGGACACATATTCCGTAAAGGTGCAATGAAAGTTGTGGTCAGCAAGCTGTCACGCATCCTAGTACCAGGGAATACAGAGAATACAGAGCGTCTATCGCTTTCATACTTGGTGGAACTGAGTGTGTTGGCTCCAGCTGGCCAGGACACAGTGTCAGAAGACATGCGCAGCTTTGCTGAGCAACTCAAACCCCTGGTCCATCTGGAGAAGATCGACCCGAGTAAACAGAGACATTAA
- the med18 gene encoding mediator of RNA polymerase II transcription subunit 18 isoform X1 — protein MEAPPVTVMPVTGGTINMMEYLLQGSVLDQALESLLHRLRGLCDNMEPETFTDHELVYLLKGQQGNPFILRARRSLSHPTAPWHLRYLGQPEVGDKSRHALVRNCVDVAASHSLPEFLNEMGFRMDHEFVANGHIFRKGAMKVVVSKLSRILVPGNTENTERLSLSYLVELSVLAPAGQDTVSEDMRSFAEQLKPLVHLEKIDPSKQRH, from the exons ATGGAGGCTCCACCCGTTACTGTGATGCCCGTCACCGGGGGTACAATCAATATGATGGAATACCTACTGCAAG GTAGTGTGTTAGACCAGGCCCTGGAAAGCCTCTTACATCGCCTCCGAGGACTGTGTGACAACATGGAACCTGAGACCTTTACAGATCATGAACTGGTTTATCTTCTAAAAGGCCAACAGGGCAACCCTTTCATTTTGCGTGCCCGTCGCTCTCTCTCCCACCCCACAGCTCCATGGCACCTACGCTACCTGGGCCAACCTGAAGTGGGAGACAAAAGTCGCCATGCCCTGGTACGTAACTGTGTTGATGTGGCTGCCTCTCACAGCCTGCCGGAGTTCCTAAATGAGATGGGCTTCCGCATGGACCATGAGTTTGTCGCCAATGGACACATATTCCGTAAAGGTGCAATGAAAGTTGTGGTCAGCAAGCTGTCACGCATCCTAGTACCAGGGAATACAGAGAATACAGAGCGTCTATCGCTTTCATACTTGGTGGAACTGAGTGTGTTGGCTCCAGCTGGCCAGGACACAGTGTCAGAAGACATGCGCAGCTTTGCTGAGCAACTCAAACCCCTGGTCCATCTGGAGAAGATCGACCCGAGTAAACAGAGACATTAA